The Anastrepha ludens isolate Willacy chromosome 2, idAnaLude1.1, whole genome shotgun sequence genome contains a region encoding:
- the LOC128855199 gene encoding protein argonaute-3 produces the protein MSARGRGFLLSLKVDKDTTDGEASLKDSGLGSRSLNSGGVEYRRVGRGRLLDDLASSCTNMTLEGRSSDDTNQGNTTSTTDSNKSLSGGRGRANVFKNLFRDEKPEPQLDAKPAPVPVAVPDVVTKGNIVTLSVPMPVPKPEVIQEVMPSHIYNPEVKHGSKGMPVRLACNYIRLSSDPEKGVFVYEVRFHPPVDSLSLRMKYLNEHRDKFGGTKTFDGVTLYLPILLKDKLTTFISKNIADDSDIEIRILFKRKEALKNCIHLYNVLFDRVMKTLNYVRFDRKQFDPTAPKIIPQAKLEVWPGYVTAIDEYEGGLMLCCDVSHRLLCQKTVLETLVEIYRSNPTLFQENAKKYLLGSVVITRYNNRTYRIDDICFDKNPKSTFQTKQAELSYIDYYRQSHNILIKDETQPLIISIKKQKTADKQAAEDLIVCLIPELCYLTGLRDEIRSDYKLMREIATFTRVSPNQRLLGLEKFFNNINKCPEAQNILQSWGLTLKNSHECVNGRQFEEEQILFAKKQFSAGINADFSKYVCNNEVLEVVHLTNWLLIHCKNDTRCAKNFCEHIERNSRALGIRVDKPKIITLDNDRVDTFVRALRLNIDGQTQIVVCISPTNRDDRYAAIKKVCCAEIPVPSQVINARTLLNDAKNRSIVIKIMLQMNCKLGGSLWAVKIPFKNVMICGIDSYHDAAQKGNSVAAFVASLNSNYTKWYSKAVIQGKREEIVNGLCASFTAAVTRFHRENGRFPDNIIIYRDGVGDGQLPLCSGHEIPQLEIACKRAFKDYTVKITFIVIQKRINTRYFAMNGTNADNPPPGTVVDNSITRSKMYDFYLVSQAVRQGTVTPSHYIVLRDDAKYSPDIIQRLTYKLCFMYYNWPGTIRIPACCQYAHKMAYLIGQSIRRATSEELSDRLFYL, from the coding sequence ATGTCAGCACGCGGTCGCGGATTTCTTTTATCCCTTAAAGTGGATAAAGATACCACTGATGGAGAAGCATCTCTAAAAGACAGTGGCCTAGGCAGCAGGAGTCTTAATTCAGGTGGAGTAGAGTATCGTCGTGTCGGTCGTGGTAGGCTTTTAGATGACCTGGCTTCTTCATGCACCAACATGACACTTGAGGGTCGTTCGTCTGATGATACGAATCAAGGGAATACAACTTCTACGACCGATTCAAATAAATCTCTATCCGGGGGTCGTGGCCGTGccaatgttttcaaaaatttatttcgtgaTGAGAAACCGGAACCACAATTGGATGCTAAGCCTGCTCCTGTTCCTGTTGCTGTTCCCGATGTTGTTACAAAGGGCAACATCGTTACCCTTTCCGTTCCTATGCCAGTGCCAAAACCGGAAGTTATTCAAGAGGTAATGCCATCCCATATTTATAATCCAGAGGTGAAACATGGCAGCAAGGGTATGCCAGTCCGTTTAGCGTGTAATTACATACGATTATCGTCTGACCCCGAGAAAGGAGTATTTGTATACGAAGTGCGTTTCCATCCCCCAGTAGACTCGCTTAGTTTGCGCATGAAATACCTAAATGAACATCGTGATAAATTCGGCGGCACAAAGACATTTGACGGTGTGACACTTTATTTACCCATTTTACTGAAAGATAAATTAACGACAtttataagcaaaaatatcgcagacgattcCGATATTGAAATacgaattttattcaaacgcaAAGAAGCtctcaaaaattgtatacatctCTATAATGTGCTATTCGATAGAGTTATGAAAACTCTGAACTATGTGCGCTTCGACCGAAAACAATTCGATCCAACAGCACCAAAAATCATTCCACAGGCAAAATTGGAAGTGTGGCCCGGTTATGTAACTGCAATTGATGAGTACGAAGGTGGCCTGATGTTGTGTTGTGACgtttcccatcgacttttatgCCAGAAAACCGTTCTCGAAACATTAGTAGAGATCTATCGTTCCAACCCCACGTTATTTCAAGAAAACgctaaaaagtatttattggGTTCCGTTGTTATAACCCGCTACAATAACCGAACCTATCGTATCGACGATATTTGCTTTGACAAAAATCCTAAATCAACTTTTCAAACTAAACAGGCGGAATTATCATACATCGACTATTACAGACAGAGTCATAATATCTTGATTAAAGATGAAACTCAACCATTAATCATTagtataaagaaacaaaaaaccgcCGATAAGCAAGCGGCTGAAGATTTAATTGTTTGCCTTATTCCTGAGCTATGCTATTTGACTGGTTTGCGTGATGAAATACGATCGGACTATAAACTTATGCGAGAGATTGCCACATTTACTCGAGTATCGCCGAACCAAAGGCTGCTCGGATTGGAGAAGTTTTTCAATAACATAAACAAATGTCCAGAAGCTCAAAATATACTTCAAAGCTGGGGACTAACCCTGAAGAATTCACATGAATGTGTGAATGGCAGACAATTTGAGGAAGAGCAAATcttgtttgcaaaaaaacaattttcggcCGGTATAAATGCAGACTTTTCCAAATATGTTTGCAACAATGAAGTTTTGGAGGTGGTTCACCTTACAAACTGGTTATTGATTCACTGCAAAAATGATACCAGGTGTGCCAAAAACTTTTGTGAACATATAGAGCGAAACTCTCGTGCCTTAGGAATACGCGTGGATAAACCGAAAATTATTACTTTGGATAACGATAGGGTGGACACCTTTGTGAGAGCTTTGAGATTAAATATCGATGGGCAAACACAAATTGTTGTGTGTATTAGTCCTACGAATCGTGACGACCGCTATGCGGCGATTAAGAAAGTTTGCTGCGCTGAAATACCGGTACCATCCCAGGTGATAAACGCGCGAACTCTTTTGAATGACGCTAAGAATCGTTCGATCGTCATAAAGATCATGTTGCAAATGAACTGCAAACTTGGTGGTTCATTGTGGGCCGTGAAAATTCCGTTCAAAAATGTCATGATTTGTGGAATCGATTCATATCATGATGCCGCACAAAAAGGCAACTCCGTTGCTGCTTTTGTGGCTTCTTTAAATTCTAACTACACCAAATGGTACAGCAAGGCTGTCATACAGGGCAAGAGAGAGGAAATCGTTAACGGTCTTTGCGCGTCGTTTACAGCTGCCGTGACGCGTTTTCACAGAGAGAATGGCAGGTTTCCCGACAACATTATCATATATCGAGATGGTGTTGGTGATGGTCAATTGCCTCTTTGCTCTGGTCACGAGATACCGCAATTGGAGATTGCTTGCAAGCGTGCTTTCAAGGATTATACTGTCAAAATAACCTTCATCGTTATACAAAAGCGCATAAATACTCGATATTTTGCTATGAATGGAACCAACGCCGATAATCCGCCACCAGGTACAGTGGTTGACAATTCTATCACGCGTTCGAAGATGTACGACTTTTATTTGGTATCGCAGGCAGTAAGGCAGGGCACCGTCACTCCATCACATTACATAGTGCTAAGAGACGATGCCAAGTATAGCCCCGATATTATACAAAGACTTACATATAAACTCTGCTTTATGTACTACAATTGGCCAGGCACTATTCGGATACCCGCTTGCTGCCAATATGCTCACAAGATGGCATATCTCATCGGTCAGAGCATACGAAGGGCAACATCGGAAGAGCTTTCAGACAGACTATTTTACCTTTAA
- the LOC128859198 gene encoding uncharacterized protein LOC128859198, whose protein sequence is MFGYGLHMYTLTAMNSLITKLAITSHQFKSGANGMCYVPRPGNNCPHLRYVRNRPPLQLLEAVMWPCLEWKMSLYWAYQEDNDPKHTAKYFKSWFSATNVNEVKRKLRSPDLS, encoded by the exons ATGTTTGGATAtggattacatatgtacacacttaCAGCCATGAACagtttaataacaaaattagcCATCACCAGCCATCAATTCAAATCGGGAGC CAATGGAATGTGTTATGTGCCAAGGCCAGGTAATAATTGTCCACATCTTCGTTATGTAAGAAACAGGCCTCCTCTTCAGCTTTTAGAGGCTGTTATGTGGCCATGTTTGGAATGGAAAATGTCATTGTATTGGGCCTACCAAGAGGACAATGACCCAAAGCATACGGCTAAATATTTTAAGTCTTGGTTTAGTGCCACAAATGTCAACGAAGTGAAACGGAAACTGCGGTCCCCGGATCTGAGCTAA